In one window of Helianthus annuus cultivar XRQ/B chromosome 17, HanXRQr2.0-SUNRISE, whole genome shotgun sequence DNA:
- the LOC110921722 gene encoding uncharacterized protein LOC110921722 — MNQPIMSKTPSSNGPEHPVKRKRGRPRKDESMPRNEKRQTQTSIISSSSSQPPSIATNVIQPQPTITMNHVGDNHNMVGQVVTGVIDGLFDAGYLISVRVGPNNTLLRGLVFQQGHFCHITPANDVAPNLNMCRRENFQIPISNPTQLCAKQPPQLAMPVTMQNYQTNPMMPPENLRMVGQDELMQVFEVSKMVGEPPKNDGGLKNDQLLSDNCDLMAQSFHKNNDIANHTSLPCGARIVQDFDHEYVDDEANKQKHVVETGMQEATSFEIDESKKQEGEVSKIDVNQVPNQGVATDLFQTDYEKQL; from the exons ATGAATCAACCTATCATGTCGAAGACACCTTCCTCTAACGGGCCGGAGCATCCCGTAAAGCGTAAACGAGGGCGTCCACGGAAGGATGAGAGCATGCCAAGAAACGAAAAGAGGCAAACACAAACATCCAtaatatcatcatcatcgtcacaACCACCAAGTATCGCTACCAATGTCATCCAACCACAGCCAACAATCACCATGAACCATGTTGGTGACAACCATAACATGGTAGGACAAGTGGTGACGGGTGTGATAGATGGTCTCTTTGATGCAGGATATCTTATTTCTGTCCGTGTAGGACCTAACAACACCCTCCTAAGGGGTCTTGTGTTCCaacaagggcatttttgtcatatCACACCAGCCAATGACGTTGCTCCAAACCTAAATATGTGTAGAAGAGAAAATTTTCAAATTCCCATCTCAAATCCAACTCAATTATGTGCAAAACAACCACCACAACTAGCAATGCCAGTTACAATGCAAAATTACCAAACTAACCCTATGATGCCACCAGAGAATTTGAGGATGGTGGGACAAGATGAGCTTATGCAAGTTTTTGAGGTGTCTAAGATGGTTGGAGAACCACCAAAGAATGATGGTGGGTTGAAAAATGATCAATTGTTATCTGATAATTGTGATCTAATGGCTCAGAGTTTTCATAAAAACAATGACATCGCGAATCACACAAGTCTGCCTTGCGGTGCACGTATTGTCCAagattttgatcatgaatatGTAGATGATGAAGCTAATAAGCAAAAGCATGTGGTAGAGACCGGAATGCAAGAGGCAACATCATTTGAAATAGATGAAAGTAAAAAACAAGAAG GTGAAGTGAGCAAGATTGATGTTAATCAAGTTCCAAATCAAGGGGTTGCAACTGATCTCTTTCAAACAGATTATGAGAAACAACTATAG